AGTTCATTTAGTTTTGGCGTGGGTCTGCTTGCGctttatctttttcttcttcttctttcattttatattgagataaataaaattgagaggAGAGGTGtgaatctttaaaaaaaaaaagatctctCTTTTGCAATGGttcatttattcaataaaaataatcactGCCATGGTTATCAAATCTTGTAGTTGATGGGAGATCCCaaattaaagtttatttttatataaatgagtttatatattgatgatatttgACAGAACTGTTGGATAAGATTCAGGAGCAGGTAGTAACACACAGTGGTGTGTGTTAAAAATTCAAACCTTGCTACCTGACTTTTTGTTCTGTCCTGGATACAGTACATGATATAGGAACAGATATTTATGGACTTAAGGCAGATAGATATTTATTATGTACATTTGTTTGACGacagaaaatatttattaattaagattttaaaagtcAAGGTGCATTTGCAATTTACAAAGGGAAACTAAGCTAGAAAAGACAGGAGAAAATAAAACCCACGAAACGCACCCCCCACACACGCATTACAATTTATACACGCAGCCGTGAAATCAAAGAGTTGGAAGTAAGGAAGGAAGAACGGTTAGTGCCTTGTTCGTTGTATATACTCTGCTCCTCCAAATTCCCCCACAACCTCTTCGTTTGAATCTATGAAATTAACCcccttttatttgaaatgaacACATGCCCAGGAGCAGAGGAGAGAGTAGCAGAAGAGGTGTGGTGGCTATGATGAGGCTGAAAGAAGCCTTTTGCCACCAGCTTTCATCATCTTCTTGAACTCCTCAAAATTCACCATTCCATCTCCATCCATGTCTACCTTCCTTATCATCTCCTTGCAATCCTCTAGCCTCTTCCCTTCCTTCAACCCCAGAGACGACAGCACCAACCTCAGCTCCTCCACGCTGATCAACCCATCTCCATCCCCATCAAACACATCAAAAGCTTCCTTCATATCCTCCCCTTCTCCGCCCTCTTCTCTCTCACCATCTCCTCCACCACCGCCCATCGACTCGTACAGCTCACAGAACTCATCAGGATCAATCAGCCCGTCTCCATTGGCGTCCACTCTCTCAACCATTTCTTCCACATCCTTCATACTCAGCAAGATCCCAATGTTCTTGAGCGAGTCTCTCAGCTCCTGCTTTGTTATGAATCCATCACTATTTTTGTCGAAAGTGGCAAACACCCTCCTCAGCTCCTCCTTCTTTTCAGCACTCAACCCCTTTTTTGGGGCCTGGATGGAGCAATTCTCTGATATAGGAGAATACTTACTGCTAAATAAGGACTGAAACCATGAGTAGAACCTCTTGGTTGGGAAgcaaaagaacaaattaatgAGGCCAGCTATGAATAAAACTGCCAATATCAGTATGGTTATGATCACCATCTCTCTCTGTCTCTGttgttttttcctctcttttttttccctttttttctggGAGTGAAATAC
Above is a window of Vitis vinifera cultivar Pinot Noir 40024 chromosome 11, ASM3070453v1 DNA encoding:
- the LOC100245811 gene encoding calmodulin-like protein 3, coding for MVIITILILAVLFIAGLINLFFCFPTKRFYSWFQSLFSSKYSPISENCSIQAPKKGLSAEKKEELRRVFATFDKNSDGFITKQELRDSLKNIGILLSMKDVEEMVERVDANGDGLIDPDEFCELYESMGGGGGDGEREEGGEGEDMKEAFDVFDGDGDGLISVEELRLVLSSLGLKEGKRLEDCKEMIRKVDMDGDGMVNFEEFKKMMKAGGKRLLSASS